In a genomic window of Ochrobactrum sp. Marseille-Q0166:
- a CDS encoding condensation domain-containing protein, with protein MEKDTSLSHINGGIDPFSGAADYSDEERAAPTVSDYEQQIWLVQQQQPHQVLNRISAWRLADDADMAQLERAVRRVVQSEPALNMRFQFNDDFELVKARAHNAVPCVENIQLLSAQHVSELLLVRQAAPFDLEDQAPYQVLLTNAGGQKQIAFILHHILDENIDAGILLQKIAAVSRGEKPSLPVQTYKAVFVSAQSGDAVLPLLERSTKAGMISTAGEVFKSGVGQAWQILLHQDALRSEKPVLQDASQISGFIAEQFARLISRFGAHERLVLRLNHAGSLSSFVFARHDSPGHLADQVRKVLQKSGAAGRRQGGDRTLPLIDLSLSGESDTAFQAGYPVVEKLLLPSHEVTADIALDISRKDDQRLLLTLRTGSKLLGMAGEFLLDRLSAALQGEAWAAAPSSAWQAETAQESSSYTDIILSEFRRALGDPDIQAGDDFFDCGGHSMLATRVIGRLLTEHGLEVQFNDFFKYSTAESLASRIVPVGPADAQVQDQAGAGHSETLVPLSFAQMSMWRGYEVFDYGAVFNLPFALDFLDEVDEQIFARAFEDILVRHAGLRSHFYRSGDSVYQRVVPAEDLDNYQWFWTSRESIGVRLHEEVGYLFDLSRELPLRLRFMRDEQTGRQILSFLFHHIALDEWSLNLMMDELGTAYQARLEGKAPHWEQAAPSMAAFARRQYEQGLDHRHIDYWKNMLSTATHGLKLPQIAEASDAEIKSGDVDWLDCAIDQETAEGLYSLARANNASLFNVIYAMIALSLHKIGNLSDLVIGTSADGRTDAHFYDTVGYFTTMVAHRVPFDADMTVAELIETCRDIVVGSMPYTDIPIDIIEESLGIVPGRDRFFEVYVQIHAQNKLNGALPDGRGGAIRYRQVDPDKDEAMLGMQFEIMEENVGDKREIRLIVTYRSDRFNRAQVQNVCDTLSRILKTAVINDMMNEQLSEIMI; from the coding sequence ATGGAAAAAGACACGAGCCTGTCCCATATTAATGGCGGGATTGATCCGTTCTCAGGTGCTGCGGATTATTCTGATGAAGAGCGGGCGGCACCGACCGTGTCTGATTATGAGCAGCAGATTTGGTTGGTGCAACAGCAACAACCCCATCAGGTGCTGAATCGGATTTCAGCGTGGCGGCTGGCGGATGATGCGGATATGGCGCAGCTGGAACGGGCTGTGCGCCGCGTGGTGCAGAGTGAGCCTGCCTTGAATATGCGCTTTCAGTTTAATGATGATTTCGAACTGGTTAAGGCGCGTGCACATAATGCTGTACCTTGTGTGGAAAATATTCAGCTGCTCTCGGCGCAGCATGTGAGCGAGCTGTTGCTGGTGCGGCAGGCAGCACCGTTCGATCTTGAGGATCAGGCACCCTATCAGGTGCTGCTGACCAATGCAGGCGGGCAAAAGCAGATTGCCTTTATTCTTCATCATATTCTGGACGAAAATATTGATGCCGGTATTTTGCTGCAAAAGATTGCGGCAGTGAGCCGCGGGGAAAAGCCATCTCTGCCGGTACAGACATATAAAGCTGTTTTTGTGTCTGCACAGAGCGGTGATGCTGTGCTGCCATTGTTGGAGCGCAGCACAAAAGCGGGTATGATTTCAACCGCCGGTGAGGTGTTTAAATCCGGTGTCGGTCAGGCATGGCAGATATTGCTGCATCAAGATGCGCTGCGCTCAGAAAAACCAGTGTTGCAGGATGCCAGTCAGATCAGTGGTTTTATTGCCGAGCAATTTGCCCGGCTGATCAGTCGTTTCGGTGCGCATGAGCGATTGGTTCTGCGGCTTAATCATGCGGGTAGTCTGAGCAGTTTTGTGTTTGCCCGTCATGATTCTCCGGGTCATCTGGCCGATCAGGTTCGTAAGGTCTTGCAAAAGAGCGGAGCGGCGGGCAGGCGACAGGGAGGCGACAGGACACTGCCCTTAATTGATCTTTCTTTGAGCGGTGAGAGTGATACGGCGTTTCAGGCTGGTTATCCGGTGGTGGAAAAGCTCCTGCTGCCATCCCATGAGGTGACCGCCGATATTGCGCTGGATATCAGCCGTAAAGATGATCAGCGGCTTTTGCTGACATTGCGCACGGGGTCGAAACTGCTGGGTATGGCTGGTGAATTTTTGCTGGATCGGCTGAGTGCTGCCCTGCAAGGCGAAGCGTGGGCAGCTGCTCCAAGCAGTGCTTGGCAGGCGGAGACAGCACAGGAAAGCAGTTCATATACGGATATTATCTTGTCGGAGTTTCGCCGTGCGCTTGGTGATCCGGATATACAGGCCGGTGATGACTTTTTTGACTGCGGAGGTCATTCCATGCTGGCAACAAGGGTGATCGGCCGCTTGTTGACCGAGCATGGGCTGGAAGTGCAGTTCAACGATTTCTTTAAATATTCTACGGCTGAAAGTCTTGCATCCCGTATTGTGCCGGTCGGCCCGGCAGATGCACAGGTACAGGATCAGGCCGGTGCCGGTCATTCAGAAACACTTGTGCCTTTGTCCTTTGCACAAATGTCGATGTGGCGCGGTTATGAAGTGTTTGATTATGGTGCGGTTTTCAACCTGCCATTTGCATTGGATTTCCTTGATGAGGTTGATGAGCAGATTTTTGCCCGTGCCTTCGAGGATATTCTGGTGCGCCATGCCGGTTTGCGCAGCCATTTCTACCGTTCCGGTGACAGTGTGTATCAGCGCGTTGTGCCCGCGGAGGATCTGGATAATTATCAGTGGTTCTGGACCAGCCGCGAGAGTATTGGTGTCAGGCTTCATGAGGAGGTCGGCTACTTGTTTGATCTGTCACGGGAGTTGCCATTACGACTGCGCTTCATGCGCGATGAGCAGACCGGACGGCAGATACTGTCTTTCCTATTCCATCATATTGCACTCGATGAATGGTCGCTGAACCTGATGATGGATGAGCTTGGCACAGCCTACCAGGCGCGACTTGAGGGCAAAGCACCGCACTGGGAGCAGGCTGCGCCGTCAATGGCTGCCTTTGCCCGGCGTCAATATGAACAAGGGCTGGATCATCGCCATATTGATTACTGGAAAAATATGCTGAGCACGGCTACGCATGGGCTGAAACTGCCACAAATTGCTGAAGCGAGCGATGCCGAAATAAAGAGCGGTGACGTGGACTGGCTGGACTGCGCCATTGATCAGGAAACTGCCGAAGGGCTGTATAGTCTGGCGCGCGCCAATAATGCTTCGTTGTTCAATGTGATCTACGCCATGATTGCGTTGAGCCTGCATAAAATCGGCAATCTCTCCGATCTTGTTATCGGTACCTCGGCAGACGGGCGTACAGATGCGCATTTCTATGACACGGTCGGTTATTTTACCACTATGGTCGCACATCGTGTGCCGTTTGATGCGGATATGACCGTGGCGGAACTGATTGAAACCTGCCGCGATATTGTGGTTGGTTCCATGCCTTATACGGATATTCCGATTGATATTATCGAAGAATCTTTAGGGATTGTTCCGGGGCGGGATCGTTTCTTTGAGGTCTATGTGCAAATTCATGCGCAAAACAAGCTCAACGGTGCTTTGCCGGACGGGCGTGGTGGCGCCATTCGCTACCGTCAGGTCGATCCAGATAAAGATGAAGCCATGCTAGGCATGCAATTTGAAATTATGGAAGAAAATGTGGGTGATAAGCGCGAGATCAGGCTGATTGTGACTTATCGCAGTGATCGTTTCAACCGTGCGCAGGTACAGAATGTCTGTGATACGCTAAGCCGGATTCTGAAGACGGCGGTTATTAATGATATGATGAATGAGCAGTTATCAGAAATAATGATTTAG
- a CDS encoding ABC transporter ATP-binding protein, with amino-acid sequence MSRITPKITPLKDTWRQLMLTARHRAPRLRASMIGLGLAAVLQGLALVCIIPVFRAIMHDGQWATALPWAGLMTAFMIASTVVRWMAQNFDYAGDMVLNTHELRTELGQQLRRIPLEELQDKHSGEINATLLGNVDENLTYVLTIANLIANAVITPLTVAVVTLFIDWRIGLLLLLIFPVLLPFYRWRRPAFGRGMRALAEANAQASAEMLEYTQGLAVLRAAGCAGKKSVRLQHSIDHLEKIQAIGQRKGAKPNLMIASVMELGLLLVVLIGAVLVFQGSLEVAVLAAVVVIIVRFSEPLSSVILMTLIIDLMEAALQKIQILLEIKPLPQQVPEEKPEAFDVSFDNVSFHYARAPEKAALKTISATLTERSLTALVGPSGSGKTTITRLILRHADPQQGVVRIGGKDIRSIAPDVLNSLVSVVFQDVYLFDDTVMNNIRMARPSATDEEVESAARAAHCHDFISRLPEGYQTRIGDLGGRLSGGERQRISIARAMLKDAPIVILDEPTAALDTESEVAVQAAIDALVRERTVIVIAHRLSTIAAADHILVIEDGQLAEQGTQPELLKSGGRFAKMWQIQQQTQSWHATN; translated from the coding sequence ATGAGCAGGATAACACCCAAAATTACGCCGCTTAAGGATACATGGCGGCAATTAATGCTGACAGCCCGTCATCGTGCACCGCGCCTGCGTGCAAGTATGATCGGTCTCGGTCTTGCGGCTGTTCTTCAAGGTCTGGCGCTGGTATGTATCATTCCAGTGTTTCGTGCAATTATGCATGATGGTCAGTGGGCGACAGCTCTTCCATGGGCAGGTCTGATGACTGCTTTTATGATTGCCAGCACTGTCGTGCGCTGGATGGCGCAGAATTTCGACTATGCCGGTGATATGGTGCTCAACACCCATGAATTGCGCACGGAACTCGGGCAGCAATTGCGTCGTATTCCGCTGGAAGAGTTGCAGGATAAACATTCTGGTGAAATCAATGCCACGCTGCTTGGTAATGTGGATGAAAACCTGACCTATGTGCTGACCATTGCCAATCTGATCGCCAATGCAGTGATTACGCCTTTGACAGTGGCTGTGGTGACACTGTTTATTGATTGGCGCATCGGACTGCTCTTGCTGCTGATCTTTCCTGTATTGCTGCCATTTTATCGCTGGAGACGGCCTGCTTTCGGGCGTGGTATGCGCGCGCTTGCCGAAGCTAATGCACAAGCCAGTGCTGAAATGCTGGAATATACGCAAGGGCTGGCTGTGCTGCGTGCCGCCGGTTGTGCTGGTAAAAAATCCGTGCGTCTGCAACACAGTATCGACCATCTGGAAAAAATACAGGCGATTGGCCAGCGCAAAGGCGCAAAACCCAATCTGATGATTGCATCGGTTATGGAGCTGGGGCTCTTACTGGTGGTGCTCATCGGCGCTGTTCTGGTCTTTCAGGGTTCACTCGAAGTCGCAGTTCTGGCTGCTGTGGTGGTGATCATTGTGCGCTTCAGTGAGCCCTTGAGCAGTGTTATTCTGATGACGCTAATTATTGATCTGATGGAAGCTGCATTGCAGAAAATCCAGATTCTGCTGGAGATTAAACCGCTGCCGCAGCAAGTGCCGGAGGAAAAGCCAGAAGCCTTTGATGTGAGCTTTGATAATGTGAGTTTCCATTATGCCAGAGCGCCGGAAAAGGCGGCGCTCAAAACCATAAGTGCCACTCTGACGGAACGCAGCCTGACGGCACTGGTCGGACCTTCGGGCTCAGGCAAAACTACAATAACGCGGCTGATCCTGCGCCATGCCGATCCGCAGCAAGGTGTGGTGCGGATAGGGGGTAAGGATATTCGCTCCATTGCGCCGGATGTGCTCAATAGTCTGGTTTCCGTGGTATTTCAGGATGTGTATCTGTTCGACGACACGGTGATGAACAATATCCGTATGGCCAGGCCCTCCGCCACGGATGAAGAGGTGGAATCCGCCGCACGGGCGGCGCATTGCCATGACTTTATCAGCCGATTGCCGGAAGGCTATCAGACCCGCATCGGTGATCTCGGCGGACGTTTATCCGGCGGCGAGCGTCAGCGTATCAGCATTGCTCGCGCTATGCTCAAAGATGCACCGATTGTTATTCTGGACGAGCCGACCGCTGCCCTCGATACGGAAAGTGAGGTGGCGGTGCAGGCGGCAATTGATGCGCTGGTGCGCGAACGCACGGTGATTGTGATTGCGCACCGGCTTTCAACTATCGCTGCGGCAGACCATATTCTGGTGATTGAGGACGGTCAGCTTGCCGAGCAGGGCACGCAGCCGGAGTTGCTGAAATCCGGTGGTCGTTTTGCCAAAATGTGGCAGATCCAGCAGCAGACGCAAAGCTGGCACGCAACCAACTGA
- a CDS encoding ABC transporter ATP-binding protein translates to MSDPQKTQAVPSIWQIMNPVRGKIYYAMVLSALASLATVLALIALAWEVHLLLGSRQAFPWQPLAAAAVFTALAYVLRLLAFNQSHYAAFRLETVLRKDLSDHLAQVPLGYVQQNGAAGLAKVMMDDVKNLHAFVADSTPLYARAYVSPVLTFIALFILDWRLALAATAVLVVGLGIIARTMRNSGEVMHEFNLAREQVSVSVVEYVQAMPVVRTFDSGTATFGRYQRALQVYLDIVLNWYRMAGFPARFSQVILNPMPTVAVMVWLGGWLVTHDALAVSTWVAVLLICTGMAESLLPLMSLKHLIARTEISVHRINEVMSQPALPEADADAAQIPVDASVRFEQVGFRYTADGAMVLQDISFTAAPGTITALVGPSGAGKTTVARLIPRFWDVSEGTIFVGGADIRKIRTDVLMQQVAFVFQDTFLFADTIAANIRLGLPDATDEDVIAAAKAAQAHEFIMELPSGYNTLTGERGVFLSGGQRQRITIARAILQNRPILVLDEATAFADPENEAALLAALSHLMRGKTVLMIAHRLSTIRDADQILVFDHGRLSEKGRHDQLVANGAVYARLWGHYEKAQGWALMGDRK, encoded by the coding sequence ATGAGTGATCCTCAAAAAACACAAGCTGTGCCAAGTATATGGCAGATCATGAATCCTGTGCGCGGTAAAATCTATTATGCCATGGTTTTATCTGCACTGGCATCGCTGGCCACAGTACTTGCCCTTATTGCGCTGGCATGGGAGGTGCATTTGCTGCTGGGCAGTCGGCAGGCTTTTCCGTGGCAGCCGCTTGCCGCTGCTGCCGTTTTTACCGCTTTAGCCTATGTGTTGCGATTGCTGGCTTTCAATCAATCGCATTATGCAGCTTTCCGGCTGGAAACCGTGCTGCGTAAAGACTTGTCCGATCATCTTGCACAGGTGCCGCTCGGTTATGTGCAGCAAAATGGTGCGGCCGGGCTTGCCAAGGTGATGATGGATGATGTGAAAAACCTGCATGCTTTTGTTGCCGACAGTACACCCCTTTATGCCCGCGCCTATGTATCGCCCGTGCTGACATTTATCGCGCTGTTTATTCTCGACTGGCGGCTGGCGCTCGCTGCCACGGCTGTGCTGGTTGTGGGGCTGGGGATCATTGCCCGCACCATGCGTAATAGCGGCGAGGTAATGCATGAATTTAACCTTGCCCGTGAGCAGGTCAGTGTCTCGGTGGTTGAATATGTGCAAGCAATGCCGGTGGTACGTACTTTCGACAGCGGCACGGCGACTTTCGGGCGCTATCAGCGTGCTTTGCAGGTCTATCTGGATATTGTGCTGAACTGGTATCGCATGGCCGGTTTTCCTGCCCGTTTTTCTCAGGTTATTCTCAATCCCATGCCAACAGTAGCGGTGATGGTCTGGCTTGGCGGCTGGCTGGTAACGCATGACGCACTGGCTGTTTCCACATGGGTGGCTGTGCTGTTGATATGCACCGGCATGGCGGAATCTCTGCTACCGCTGATGTCGTTGAAACATCTCATTGCCCGCACAGAAATTAGTGTTCACCGTATTAATGAGGTGATGAGCCAGCCGGCTCTGCCGGAAGCAGATGCTGATGCGGCGCAAATTCCCGTTGATGCCAGCGTGCGCTTTGAGCAAGTCGGTTTTCGCTATACAGCTGATGGAGCAATGGTCCTTCAGGATATCAGTTTCACGGCTGCGCCGGGCACAATCACTGCACTTGTCGGACCGTCTGGTGCGGGTAAAACTACAGTCGCGCGGCTGATACCGCGTTTCTGGGATGTGAGTGAAGGAACAATTTTTGTTGGCGGTGCGGATATCCGTAAGATCAGAACCGATGTGCTGATGCAGCAGGTTGCTTTTGTGTTTCAGGATACTTTTCTGTTTGCCGATACGATTGCGGCCAATATTCGTTTAGGCCTGCCTGATGCCACCGATGAGGATGTGATCGCTGCGGCAAAAGCCGCGCAGGCGCACGAATTCATCATGGAACTGCCTTCCGGTTATAACACGCTGACAGGGGAGCGTGGTGTGTTTCTCTCTGGCGGACAACGCCAGCGGATTACGATTGCCCGTGCGATTTTGCAAAACCGTCCGATCCTTGTCCTTGATGAGGCAACGGCTTTTGCTGACCCGGAAAATGAGGCGGCATTGCTGGCAGCGCTGTCGCATCTGATGCGCGGCAAGACGGTATTGATGATTGCGCACCGGCTTTCAACCATCCGCGATGCTGATCAGATACTGGTCTTTGATCATGGGCGTTTGAGTGAAAAAGGCCGTCATGATCAGCTGGTTGCCAATGGCGCTGTCTATGCCCGTTTGTGGGGGCATTATGAAAAAGCCCAGGGCTGGGCTCTGATGGGAGACCGCAAATGA
- a CDS encoding ABC transporter substrate-binding protein → MVLLLGMSSLAMADSRTLTDATGREVSLPLEPKRIVVLNEPVATVPLIELGLDPVASLGRNDDGSYQFGADFIDSVLGKGRTKPKGFGLNGQIDLERLTALKPDVIVGTEFDLDKVGQLSGIAPVYLQKFASGDLSNFAIEQELARITGRENTFETLLADYQKRVGETKALAADSHKGKTYLLILVADQLSVIGSGSGATQALEDAGFKKFTVDESAAANAQPTLMMKLSPERFGTLNPDLLVIISSWAQTEHDEATIKKAVEKVVPGWEQFVQPAKEGRVLYLDSSKVFTPSFASAKHTLDALDAWQKAK, encoded by the coding sequence ATGGTACTTCTTCTGGGCATGAGCAGTCTTGCAATGGCAGACAGTCGCACGCTGACCGATGCCACGGGCCGCGAAGTTAGTCTGCCGCTGGAGCCGAAACGGATTGTGGTACTGAATGAGCCTGTGGCCACAGTGCCGCTGATTGAGCTTGGGCTGGATCCGGTTGCCAGCCTCGGACGCAATGATGACGGTTCTTACCAGTTCGGCGCGGATTTTATCGACTCCGTGCTTGGCAAAGGAAGAACAAAACCGAAAGGCTTTGGTCTGAACGGTCAGATTGATCTGGAACGGCTGACAGCACTAAAACCTGACGTGATTGTCGGTACTGAATTTGACCTTGATAAAGTTGGTCAGCTTTCCGGTATTGCACCGGTTTATCTGCAGAAATTTGCCAGCGGTGACCTGAGCAATTTTGCTATCGAGCAAGAGCTGGCGCGCATAACTGGTCGCGAAAATACTTTTGAAACTCTGTTGGCGGATTATCAGAAACGGGTAGGAGAAACAAAAGCGCTGGCTGCAGATTCTCATAAAGGCAAGACCTATCTGCTCATTCTGGTGGCTGATCAGCTGAGCGTCATCGGCAGCGGTTCCGGTGCCACACAGGCGCTGGAAGATGCCGGGTTCAAGAAATTCACTGTCGATGAAAGTGCTGCGGCCAATGCCCAGCCGACTTTGATGATGAAGCTCAGTCCTGAGCGCTTCGGTACGCTCAATCCCGATTTGCTGGTGATTATCAGTAGCTGGGCACAGACCGAGCATGATGAGGCAACGATCAAAAAAGCCGTTGAAAAAGTGGTGCCGGGCTGGGAGCAATTTGTACAGCCGGCCAAAGAAGGGCGCGTTCTCTACTTGGATTCTTCCAAAGTTTTCACTCCGAGCTTTGCCAGCGCTAAACACACGCTGGATGCGCTCGATGCATGGCAAAAAGCGAAATAA
- a CDS encoding iron ABC transporter permease: MIRDVGIDGRKIIRLHNGLALRQRDLLAGVALFLIMLALIILSLSVGDIHVGLTDILPVIFGRAEDHDQNYAILTVRLPHIILGFLAGWSAALAGAVLQSVARNPLAEPGLFGISAGSMTMILILLAFAPAVPKAYVVLAALGGGLAVTCVLLLLVGRGHVDGLAILLMGIAVGTVLASVDSFLLLYLPAELSYNLASWMAGSLFQANWETIVFFLPLMALSLIGIMIFGAALNCYELGNHLAMALGEPVHFSRPVILFFAVLLSASSVTAVGPLSFLGVLAPQLTGFLTGATGRARLFLAALMGGNLVIAADILTRLSFGGRVSLPLGLSFVLIGVPLFLAILRLRSFYRKRQQ; this comes from the coding sequence ATGATCCGGGATGTGGGAATAGACGGACGCAAAATCATTCGCCTGCACAATGGACTGGCACTGCGGCAGCGTGATTTGCTGGCTGGTGTGGCGCTGTTTCTTATCATGCTGGCGCTGATCATACTGTCGCTTAGTGTCGGTGATATTCATGTTGGCCTGACAGATATTCTGCCGGTGATTTTCGGGCGGGCCGAAGATCATGATCAGAATTATGCCATTCTCACCGTACGGCTGCCACATATCATTCTGGGTTTTCTGGCCGGATGGAGTGCGGCACTGGCCGGCGCAGTTCTGCAATCGGTTGCGCGCAATCCGCTGGCCGAGCCGGGATTATTCGGCATCAGTGCCGGTTCCATGACGATGATCCTTATTCTTCTCGCGTTTGCGCCTGCCGTGCCCAAAGCCTATGTAGTGCTGGCCGCACTCGGCGGCGGTCTCGCGGTCACCTGTGTGTTGCTGTTGCTGGTTGGCCGCGGCCATGTTGACGGGCTGGCAATCCTACTGATGGGGATTGCTGTGGGCACCGTTCTCGCATCGGTGGATTCATTCCTGTTGCTCTATTTGCCTGCAGAGCTCTCCTATAATCTGGCAAGCTGGATGGCAGGCTCGCTGTTTCAGGCGAATTGGGAAACGATCGTGTTTTTCCTGCCATTAATGGCTTTAAGCCTTATCGGTATCATGATTTTTGGCGCAGCGCTGAATTGCTATGAGCTGGGCAATCATCTTGCCATGGCACTGGGAGAGCCTGTGCATTTCTCTCGACCGGTGATTTTGTTTTTTGCTGTTCTGCTCAGCGCTTCATCGGTTACAGCCGTAGGGCCGTTGTCTTTTCTTGGCGTCCTCGCGCCGCAACTTACCGGTTTTCTCACTGGCGCTACAGGCAGGGCGCGTTTGTTTCTCGCAGCACTCATGGGCGGCAATTTGGTGATTGCTGCCGATATTCTAACACGTCTGTCATTCGGGGGCAGGGTTTCTCTTCCGCTCGGCCTGAGCTTTGTCCTGATCGGCGTGCCTCTGTTTCTCGCAATTTTACGCCTCCGGTCTTTTTACCGGAAACGGCAGCAATGA
- a CDS encoding iron ABC transporter permease: MMRRHLFLLLSLVALLLSFYAALATGDKYAAPQEIFAALKQDAPANYEEAVIVHQRLPRSLIALYVGAVMACSGLVFQGLIRNPLASSSTMGVNAGATMFVVVGAIYFKLTLEQQGLAALLGGFTGFAACLTVSRLAGGSDAPRGLMLILSGTLIAMLFSGISNAVLLGHPTLRMDYLPWLTGNINHAYSERLYSYGWIGIAVLMVLLALARPLTLILLGEDKARSAGVNALVVSRIGLVCAIIGASSAVAICGPIGFVGLVVPHIVRPFTGQHFIYALPACAMTGAVITLIADIGARIAFLPYVVHTGVIMDLLGGLAFIWVIRRYYLSVSAARLS; this comes from the coding sequence ATGATGCGGCGGCACCTGTTTCTGCTTCTCTCCTTGGTTGCTTTGTTGCTGAGTTTTTATGCGGCACTGGCAACGGGAGATAAATATGCCGCGCCGCAGGAAATATTCGCTGCATTGAAACAGGATGCGCCGGCAAATTATGAAGAGGCGGTTATTGTGCATCAGCGATTGCCGCGCAGCCTGATTGCTCTCTATGTCGGGGCGGTGATGGCCTGCAGCGGGCTGGTCTTTCAGGGATTGATCCGCAACCCGCTGGCAAGTTCTTCCACAATGGGTGTCAATGCTGGTGCCACGATGTTTGTGGTTGTCGGTGCAATCTATTTCAAGCTTACACTTGAGCAGCAAGGGCTTGCTGCATTGCTGGGCGGGTTCACCGGTTTTGCAGCGTGCCTCACAGTTTCGCGTCTGGCAGGGGGCAGCGACGCGCCGCGTGGTCTGATGCTGATTTTATCCGGTACGCTGATTGCCATGTTGTTTTCCGGTATCAGTAATGCGGTGCTGCTCGGACATCCGACCTTGCGCATGGATTATCTGCCCTGGCTGACCGGCAATATCAATCATGCCTATAGTGAGAGACTATATAGCTATGGCTGGATCGGTATTGCAGTTTTAATGGTGCTGCTGGCATTGGCGCGTCCTTTAACGCTAATCCTACTCGGAGAGGATAAAGCGCGTTCGGCCGGTGTGAATGCGCTAGTTGTGTCTCGTATCGGGCTGGTTTGTGCTATTATCGGTGCAAGTTCTGCGGTTGCCATTTGCGGGCCGATTGGCTTTGTCGGTCTTGTTGTGCCGCATATTGTGCGCCCCTTTACCGGCCAGCATTTCATCTATGCGCTGCCTGCCTGCGCGATGACCGGCGCGGTTATTACCCTGATAGCCGATATTGGTGCGCGCATCGCCTTTCTGCCTTATGTGGTGCATACCGGCGTGATCATGGATCTGCTGGGCGGTCTCGCCTTTATCTGGGTGATACGGCGCTATTACCTGTCCGTATCGGCTGCGAGGCTCTCATGA
- a CDS encoding ABC transporter ATP-binding protein: MPEANLVLSIHNISAGYGGRPVLTDLSVQFAAGRVTALAGPNGCGKSTLLKAIMGFVPVSDGRILLNDESVSDIGRRALARRLSYLPQEAHCPDYVTLGELVEMGGYALRSLLGGPSDEDRRLYRDVLEIVGLSAEASRPVSSLSGGQRQRAWVAMVLAQNTDIILMDEPVNHLDVKYQYAVLDLVRKLSQQYGKTVLVVLHDINLTATFADDVVMLKDGQIRAAGCVEDVINAANIEMVFDISADVFTRKGRMICQPFPVEDDGQVR, translated from the coding sequence ATGCCGGAGGCTAATTTGGTTCTCAGCATTCACAATATTTCTGCCGGATATGGCGGTAGACCGGTCCTGACTGATCTTTCGGTGCAGTTTGCAGCGGGGCGCGTGACTGCGCTTGCAGGACCTAATGGCTGCGGTAAATCCACGTTACTGAAAGCGATCATGGGTTTTGTGCCAGTTTCAGACGGCAGGATTTTGCTGAATGACGAGTCTGTCAGTGACATTGGCAGACGGGCACTGGCGCGCCGTTTATCCTATCTGCCGCAGGAAGCGCATTGTCCTGATTACGTGACGCTGGGTGAATTGGTTGAGATGGGTGGCTATGCGCTTCGCTCGCTGCTGGGCGGGCCATCGGATGAAGACCGCAGATTATATCGTGATGTTCTTGAGATCGTCGGCCTGTCTGCTGAGGCGTCCCGTCCTGTCAGTTCGCTGTCCGGCGGGCAGCGGCAACGCGCATGGGTAGCCATGGTGCTGGCGCAGAATACCGACATCATTCTGATGGATGAGCCGGTCAATCATCTGGATGTCAAATATCAATATGCAGTGCTGGATCTGGTGCGCAAACTCTCGCAGCAATATGGCAAGACGGTTCTGGTGGTACTCCATGACATCAATCTCACCGCAACGTTTGCCGATGATGTGGTGATGCTCAAAGACGGACAGATAAGGGCGGCAGGCTGTGTTGAAGACGTGATTAATGCCGCCAATATTGAGATGGTTTTTGACATTTCGGCGGATGTGTTTACCCGCAAAGGCCGTATGATCTGCCAGCCTTTCCCGGTTGAAGATGACGGGCAGGTGCGATGA